From Rudanella lutea DSM 19387, a single genomic window includes:
- the dapF gene encoding diaminopimelate epimerase: MHFFKYQGTGNDFVLIDDRAETFPQHDQALVARLCDRRFGIGGDGLILLQNHPELDFRMVYFNADGAEGSMCGNGGRCIVRFAHDLGLFTEHTRFMAVDGEHEATVTEGLVSLRMTNVAGIDLGTEYSFTNTGSPHVVMTVDGLAQYDVVGVGRRLRYSDAFAPKGTNVNFVQSDEDGTLFVRTYERGVEDETYSCGTGVTAAALVANRQSGVPSPVAIRTLGGPLQVAFVESESGGYERIDLIGPAVRVFEGDIVL, translated from the coding sequence ATGCATTTCTTTAAATATCAGGGTACCGGCAATGATTTTGTCTTGATCGACGACCGGGCCGAAACCTTTCCTCAGCACGATCAGGCTTTGGTAGCCCGCTTGTGCGACCGCCGGTTTGGTATCGGGGGCGATGGCTTGATTCTGCTCCAAAATCATCCTGAACTGGATTTTAGAATGGTTTATTTCAATGCCGACGGGGCCGAGGGGAGCATGTGTGGCAATGGTGGGCGTTGTATTGTTCGGTTTGCGCACGACCTGGGTCTGTTTACAGAGCATACCCGCTTTATGGCCGTGGATGGCGAACACGAAGCCACCGTAACCGAGGGACTGGTGTCGTTGCGGATGACCAACGTGGCCGGTATTGATCTGGGGACCGAATACAGCTTTACCAACACTGGCTCTCCGCATGTAGTGATGACCGTCGACGGGTTGGCGCAGTACGATGTGGTCGGCGTAGGTCGGCGGCTTCGGTACAGCGATGCATTTGCGCCCAAAGGTACCAACGTCAACTTTGTACAATCCGACGAGGACGGAACGCTTTTCGTGCGGACGTACGAGCGCGGGGTTGAAGACGAAACGTACTCCTGTGGTACGGGCGTGACGGCGGCCGCTTTGGTGGCTAATCGACAGTCGGGCGTACCCTCACCGGTGGCTATCCGAACGTTAGGCGGGCCTTTGCAAGTCGCTTTTGTCGAGTCTGAATCGGGTGGCTACGAGCGCATCGACCTGATTGGCCCGGCGGTACGGGTCTTTGAGGGCGATATTGTGCTCTAA
- the rplS gene encoding 50S ribosomal protein L19, producing MNDLIKLVEADNAQRRADMPTFRAGDTVNVHVKIREGNKERIQVFQGTVIQRRNPNTNGETFTVRKISNGIGVERIFPVLSPNIDKVEVLRLGKVRRARLFYLRGRQGKAARVKERKAKA from the coding sequence ATGAATGACCTGATTAAATTAGTGGAAGCCGACAACGCACAGCGTCGGGCTGATATGCCTACCTTCCGGGCAGGCGACACGGTCAATGTGCACGTTAAAATCCGCGAAGGCAATAAAGAGCGTATTCAGGTGTTCCAGGGTACGGTCATTCAACGCCGTAACCCAAACACCAACGGCGAAACGTTCACCGTTCGTAAAATCTCAAACGGTATCGGTGTGGAGCGTATCTTCCCCGTACTGTCGCCAAACATCGACAAAGTAGAAGTACTGCGTCTGGGTAAAGTACGGCGCGCCCGTCTGTTCTACCTCCGTGGTCGCCAGGGTAAGGCTGCCCGTGTGAAAGAGCGGAAAGCAAAAGCGTAA
- a CDS encoding bifunctional ADP-dependent NAD(P)H-hydrate dehydratase/NAD(P)H-hydrate epimerase, whose amino-acid sequence MKILNVNQIRELDQYTIQHEPIAPINLMERASEAFADWFVAKFPATRPVKIFCGLGNNGGDGMAVARMLLQLDYNVEVNVVRYAPRESDDCAHNHRRLKLLTNPNYIEKPQDIPALRHNEIVIDAILGSGLSRPTEGIVRTVIEAINRSPAMVISIDIASGLYPDRPNQPGDVIIEPDHTLTFQLPKLAFMLPKNSRYVGDWQVLDIRLSRRYIDQTRTLYYYTNPEEARLLLRTRDRFSHKGTFGHALLLAGSYGKIGAALLASRACLRSGVGLLTVQTPRCGYDILQTNVPEAMCRPDQHEHVLTGMSDISGPDFSEYSAVGVGPGIGQSPETVSMLRGLLQSLRKPAVFDADALNILAKNRDLLGLLPERSILTPHPKEFERLTQRWENDYDKLEILQDFARRYDVVVVLKGAHTAIATPEGEVHFNSTGNPGLSTGGTGDVLTGVITALLAQGYDPVEASVLGVYSHGLAGDTAAAHRGQIGLTATDVIEHLRWNM is encoded by the coding sequence ATGAAAATCCTGAACGTTAACCAAATCCGCGAACTCGACCAGTACACCATTCAGCACGAGCCCATTGCCCCCATCAATCTGATGGAACGCGCTTCTGAAGCGTTTGCCGACTGGTTTGTGGCGAAGTTTCCGGCCACGCGCCCCGTCAAGATTTTCTGCGGTTTGGGTAACAACGGGGGCGATGGCATGGCCGTGGCCCGTATGCTGCTTCAGCTCGACTATAATGTGGAGGTAAACGTAGTTCGGTACGCGCCCCGCGAATCTGACGACTGCGCCCACAATCACCGCCGACTTAAGCTGCTCACCAATCCGAACTACATCGAGAAACCACAGGACATACCGGCACTGCGGCATAACGAGATTGTGATCGACGCCATTTTGGGTTCGGGGTTATCGCGGCCTACCGAAGGTATCGTCAGGACCGTGATCGAGGCCATCAACCGGTCGCCGGCAATGGTGATCTCCATCGACATTGCCAGTGGTTTGTACCCCGACCGGCCCAATCAGCCCGGCGATGTCATTATCGAACCCGACCATACGCTTACGTTTCAGCTACCCAAGCTGGCGTTTATGCTCCCCAAAAACAGCCGTTACGTGGGCGATTGGCAGGTGCTCGACATTCGGCTGAGCCGACGCTACATTGATCAGACGCGCACACTATACTACTATACCAACCCCGAAGAAGCCCGCCTGCTCCTGCGCACCCGCGACCGGTTTTCGCACAAGGGAACGTTTGGGCACGCACTGCTTCTGGCCGGCAGTTACGGTAAAATTGGAGCCGCCCTGCTGGCAAGCCGGGCCTGTTTGCGGTCGGGGGTGGGCCTACTCACGGTTCAGACACCCCGCTGCGGATACGATATTCTGCAAACGAACGTGCCTGAGGCCATGTGCCGACCCGATCAGCATGAGCACGTTCTGACGGGTATGAGCGACATTTCGGGCCCCGATTTTAGCGAGTACTCAGCCGTGGGCGTGGGACCTGGTATTGGACAAAGCCCCGAAACCGTTTCGATGCTTCGGGGGCTGTTACAATCGCTCCGCAAACCGGCCGTTTTTGATGCCGACGCTCTGAACATTCTGGCCAAAAACCGGGATTTGCTCGGTCTACTGCCCGAACGTAGTATTCTGACCCCACACCCCAAAGAGTTTGAGCGGCTCACCCAACGTTGGGAAAACGACTACGATAAGCTCGAAATTTTGCAGGACTTTGCCCGCCGGTACGACGTGGTAGTGGTGCTAAAAGGAGCCCATACGGCCATTGCCACCCCCGAGGGTGAAGTACATTTCAACTCGACCGGCAATCCGGGGCTGAGTACTGGTGGTACAGGCGACGTACTAACGGGCGTGATTACGGCCCTGCTGGCGCAAGGGTACGACCCGGTTGAAGCTTCCGTATTAGGCGTGTATAGTCATGGTTTAGCGGGCGATACCGCAGCAGCTCACCGCGGACAAATTGGCCTCACCGCTACCGATGTCATTGAACATCTGCGGTGGAATATGTAG
- the feoB gene encoding ferrous iron transport protein B, with product MRPPVIALVGNPNAGKSSLFNQLTGLRQKTGNFPGVTVDKKSGTWPLDAQTTATIVDLPGVYSIYPKSLDEQLVTDILANPAHPDYPDVAIVVVDASNLHRNLLLFTQIADLGVPTILALNMLDVARDEGKEVNGARLAMRLGVPVIRINARTGEGLDQVRKAVQVQLQQPTLPAKLFYDPAEEIPDLIGETREQYKLDNNYLALQYLIQHDGFSFLGTEQRQGLDALIARHDFSEIKFQANETITRYKRIAALLTEAVTQQKTDGQLTWSQKLDRVLLHPVWGYALFGLIMLLIFQAIFAWATPLQDFIDEGVAWLNGTLKETLPPGPLTDLLTDGILAGIGGILVFIPQIGFLFLLVALLEESGYMARVMVIMDRIMRKFGLNGRSVVPLISGVACAVPAIMATRSIGTRRDRLITILVTPLMSCSARLPIYTILIALVVPNERVLGLFNLQGLALMGLYLLGLLSALIAAYVLKLILKTKERSFFIMELPTFKLPRWNHVGLTVWESVRSFVWEAGRVILAISIVLWVLANYGPGDSMQQAEDRVRAQSVGVEAAELDNRVASERLEASYAGRFGHFIEPAIRPLGYDWKIGIALLSSFAAREVFVGTMATIYSIGDGGDEEGVTIRERLKAERNPTTGGPMYTEALAWSLLIFYVFAMMCMSTLAATLHETKSWKWPAVQLVYMMLLAYGAAYLTYQALS from the coding sequence TTGCGTCCCCCCGTAATAGCCCTTGTGGGCAACCCTAATGCCGGTAAGTCGTCGCTGTTTAATCAGTTGACCGGCCTACGCCAGAAAACCGGAAACTTCCCCGGTGTTACCGTCGATAAGAAATCCGGTACCTGGCCCCTCGATGCCCAAACTACGGCCACCATCGTCGATCTTCCGGGTGTTTACTCTATCTACCCCAAGTCATTAGACGAGCAACTCGTAACCGATATCCTGGCCAATCCGGCGCATCCCGACTACCCGGATGTCGCTATTGTGGTGGTCGATGCGTCTAACCTGCACCGAAATCTGCTCCTGTTTACCCAGATTGCCGATTTGGGTGTACCGACCATTCTGGCCCTGAACATGCTCGATGTGGCCCGTGACGAGGGCAAAGAGGTTAATGGAGCCCGGCTCGCTATGCGGTTGGGCGTACCCGTGATTCGGATCAACGCCCGCACCGGCGAGGGTCTCGATCAGGTGCGCAAGGCGGTTCAGGTGCAATTGCAGCAGCCAACGCTGCCGGCCAAACTCTTCTATGATCCGGCTGAAGAAATCCCGGATCTGATCGGCGAAACGCGTGAACAGTACAAGCTCGATAACAACTATCTGGCCTTACAATATCTGATTCAGCACGACGGGTTTTCGTTTCTCGGTACCGAACAGCGGCAGGGTCTCGATGCACTTATCGCCCGGCACGACTTTAGTGAGATTAAGTTTCAGGCCAACGAAACCATCACGCGCTACAAACGCATTGCGGCTCTGCTGACAGAAGCCGTTACCCAACAGAAAACCGATGGTCAACTCACCTGGAGCCAGAAGCTCGACCGGGTGTTGCTGCATCCGGTTTGGGGGTATGCGCTGTTTGGGCTGATTATGCTTCTTATTTTCCAGGCCATTTTTGCCTGGGCCACTCCCTTGCAGGACTTCATCGACGAAGGCGTTGCCTGGCTCAATGGTACGCTTAAAGAAACACTGCCGCCGGGCCCTCTAACTGACCTGCTCACCGACGGGATTCTGGCGGGTATTGGCGGCATTCTGGTATTTATCCCGCAAATCGGGTTTTTGTTCCTGCTGGTGGCCCTGCTCGAAGAATCGGGCTATATGGCGCGGGTTATGGTTATCATGGACCGGATCATGCGCAAGTTTGGGCTCAACGGCCGGAGTGTAGTGCCCCTTATCTCGGGGGTGGCCTGCGCGGTACCCGCCATTATGGCCACGCGCAGTATTGGCACCCGGCGCGATCGGCTTATTACTATTCTGGTAACGCCCCTTATGAGTTGCTCGGCGCGTTTGCCTATTTATACGATTCTCATTGCCCTCGTAGTGCCCAATGAGCGGGTGCTGGGTCTGTTTAACCTGCAAGGGCTGGCACTGATGGGCCTGTACCTGCTGGGCCTGTTGAGTGCCCTCATAGCGGCTTATGTACTCAAGCTGATCCTGAAAACGAAAGAGCGTAGCTTTTTTATCATGGAGCTACCTACGTTCAAGCTGCCCCGCTGGAACCACGTGGGTCTGACGGTTTGGGAGAGCGTCCGCTCATTTGTATGGGAGGCCGGGCGCGTCATTCTGGCTATCTCGATTGTACTCTGGGTGCTGGCTAATTATGGTCCCGGCGACTCCATGCAGCAGGCCGAAGATCGGGTACGGGCGCAGTCGGTGGGTGTAGAAGCCGCTGAACTCGACAATCGGGTGGCCTCTGAGCGGCTCGAAGCCTCGTATGCGGGTCGGTTTGGGCACTTTATCGAACCCGCCATCCGGCCGTTAGGCTACGATTGGAAAATCGGGATTGCCCTGCTCAGTTCGTTTGCTGCCCGTGAGGTGTTTGTGGGTACCATGGCAACTATCTACAGCATTGGGGATGGGGGCGATGAAGAAGGAGTCACGATTCGGGAGCGGCTCAAAGCCGAGCGGAACCCGACCACCGGCGGACCAATGTACACCGAAGCGCTGGCGTGGTCGCTGCTCATTTTTTACGTATTCGCCATGATGTGTATGAGTACGCTGGCCGCAACCCTGCACGAGACCAAAAGCTGGAAGTGGCCTGCCGTGCAACTGGTGTACATGATGCTACTGGCCTATGGGGCCGCCTATCTGACGTATCAAGCTCTTTCGTAA
- a CDS encoding FeoA family protein — MSKRSVADLKIGERATIQSFNDQLMSLKLLEMGCLPGAEVCLHCKAPLGDPICLNVAGYCLSMRRSEAATILVE, encoded by the coding sequence ATGAGCAAGCGCAGTGTTGCTGATCTGAAAATTGGCGAGCGGGCCACCATCCAGTCGTTCAATGACCAGTTGATGTCGCTCAAACTCCTCGAAATGGGTTGCCTGCCCGGTGCCGAGGTGTGTCTGCACTGCAAGGCTCCACTCGGCGACCCGATCTGCCTCAACGTAGCCGGGTACTGCCTGTCCATGCGTCGGTCCGAGGCTGCTACTATCCTCGTTGAGTAG
- a CDS encoding heme exporter protein CcmB gives MSESMRQIGALMRKEFVLEWRQRYALNGMLLYIVGAVFVCYLSFNARRGQLTPIVWNTVFWIILLFSAINAVAKSFVQERAGRLLYYYTVASPLQIIVSKILYNTVLMLVLAGLGFVTYAFVLGNPVQDIPLYLLSLLLGAVGFAGSLTLVAGIASKAENSATLMAILSFPVILPLLLMLLRISKSALDGLDRSLSSDEIITLLAIDAIVLVLSGLLFPFIWRS, from the coding sequence ATGTCAGAATCGATGCGGCAGATAGGTGCCCTGATGCGTAAAGAGTTTGTGCTGGAGTGGCGGCAACGCTACGCCCTCAATGGTATGCTTCTGTACATTGTGGGGGCCGTGTTTGTGTGCTACCTCAGCTTCAACGCCCGCCGGGGGCAGCTGACGCCCATTGTCTGGAACACCGTTTTCTGGATTATCCTGCTGTTTTCGGCGATCAATGCGGTAGCCAAAAGCTTTGTGCAGGAACGCGCCGGTCGGCTGCTGTACTACTACACAGTGGCCAGTCCGCTCCAGATCATTGTTTCCAAGATTCTGTACAACACCGTACTGATGCTGGTGCTGGCCGGGCTGGGGTTTGTAACCTACGCCTTTGTGCTTGGTAATCCAGTGCAGGATATTCCGCTGTACCTGCTGAGTCTGCTGCTGGGGGCCGTAGGGTTTGCCGGTTCGCTCACGCTCGTAGCGGGTATTGCTTCGAAAGCCGAGAACTCGGCCACCCTAATGGCCATACTGAGCTTTCCGGTTATTCTGCCCCTGTTGCTTATGCTACTGCGGATTTCGAAAAGCGCCCTTGATGGGCTCGACCGAAGTCTAAGCAGCGACGAGATTATTACCCTGCTGGCCATCGACGCCATTGTGCTGGTGCTTTCGGGCTTGTTGTTTCCGTTTATATGGCGGAGCTAA
- the ccsA gene encoding cytochrome c biogenesis protein, with amino-acid sequence MRKNWWKGVAVLLLTYVVFWGLLGPTPRQPILNESIRNVYFHVPLWFGMVILLLTAAIFSGRYLRSGNPEHDRVAVEFTNTALVFGLLGCLTGSIWANFTWGEPWPNDPKLNSVAVGMLLYLAYVILRGSFDDEQRRARISSVYNIFAFAVFIPLIFIVPRLTDSLHPGNGGNPAFGQYDMDNQMRMVFYPAVIGFTLLGVWITEIRVRTRRIEAYLEE; translated from the coding sequence ATGAGAAAAAACTGGTGGAAGGGCGTTGCTGTCCTGCTTCTAACGTACGTAGTATTCTGGGGATTACTCGGCCCGACTCCGCGTCAGCCGATTCTGAACGAAAGCATCCGAAATGTGTATTTCCACGTTCCCCTCTGGTTTGGCATGGTCATTCTGCTGCTGACAGCGGCCATTTTCTCCGGGCGTTACCTGCGCTCGGGCAACCCTGAGCACGACCGCGTAGCCGTCGAGTTTACCAATACCGCACTGGTGTTTGGCCTGTTGGGCTGCCTGACAGGCTCTATCTGGGCCAACTTTACTTGGGGCGAGCCCTGGCCCAACGACCCTAAACTCAACAGTGTGGCCGTGGGTATGCTGCTCTATCTGGCTTACGTGATTCTGCGCGGCTCGTTCGATGATGAGCAGCGCCGGGCCCGCATCTCGTCGGTGTACAACATCTTTGCCTTTGCCGTGTTCATTCCGCTTATTTTCATTGTGCCCCGCCTGACCGATTCGCTGCACCCCGGCAATGGCGGCAACCCCGCTTTTGGGCAGTACGATATGGACAATCAGATGCGTATGGTGTTTTATCCGGCCGTGATTGGGTTTACACTGCTCGGCGTCTGGATTACCGAAATCCGGGTTCGCACCCGGCGAATTGAGGCCTATCTGGAGGAATGA
- a CDS encoding CcmD family protein: protein MNVLLSLSLALNGWFQQPDSVEMADGLRADGKIWVVVLVIAVVFAGLITYLVRLDRQLGRVEKEVQRKRLDKKPLDA from the coding sequence ATGAATGTACTTCTTTCTCTTTCGCTGGCGTTGAATGGTTGGTTTCAACAGCCCGATTCGGTTGAAATGGCCGATGGGCTCCGGGCCGACGGCAAAATCTGGGTGGTTGTGCTCGTTATCGCCGTGGTTTTTGCCGGTCTGATTACGTATCTGGTCCGGCTGGATCGGCAACTGGGTCGTGTAGAAAAAGAAGTACAACGCAAAAGGCTGGACAAGAAGCCGCTTGATGCTTAA
- a CDS encoding cytochrome c maturation protein CcmE: protein MKLTHILGIIVIAIAIGIIVSTAGDASVYTTFTKAEAMAKEGNGDMVHVVGKLPKDGSGRITDMLYNPQIDPNHFEFTLVDNENNARRVVYNSPKPQDFDRSEQIVVIGAVEGNHFQCNKILLKCPSKYQDGKLETTEHEAKTAKL, encoded by the coding sequence ATGAAACTGACACATATTCTCGGAATCATTGTGATTGCCATTGCCATTGGCATCATCGTTTCAACGGCCGGTGACGCCAGTGTTTATACCACCTTCACCAAGGCCGAAGCCATGGCCAAAGAAGGTAATGGCGACATGGTACACGTGGTTGGTAAGCTGCCCAAAGATGGTAGCGGCCGCATCACGGATATGCTGTACAACCCCCAGATCGACCCGAATCATTTTGAGTTTACCCTCGTGGATAACGAGAACAATGCCCGCCGGGTGGTGTACAATAGCCCTAAGCCGCAGGACTTTGACCGTTCGGAGCAGATTGTGGTGATCGGCGCTGTAGAAGGCAACCATTTTCAGTGCAACAAAATCCTGCTGAAGTGCCCCTCGAAGTATCAGGATGGCAAGTTGGAAACAACGGAACACGAAGCAAAAACGGCAAAGCTATGA
- a CDS encoding type II toxin-antitoxin system RelE family toxin: MNYRATGKFWKCYFDLPEAIQELADKNFALLKADPEHPSLHFKEIKGRDGLWSARVGDHYRALGLLEGDDMYWFWIGHHSTYNNLIKRL; encoded by the coding sequence ATGAACTACAGAGCGACGGGTAAATTCTGGAAATGCTATTTCGATTTGCCAGAAGCTATTCAAGAGTTAGCAGATAAGAACTTTGCGTTATTAAAAGCTGACCCGGAGCACCCTTCTTTGCACTTTAAAGAAATAAAAGGCCGTGATGGTTTATGGTCAGCCCGGGTGGGCGATCACTACCGGGCACTTGGGCTTTTAGAGGGTGATGATATGTATTGGTTCTGGATTGGTCATCACTCAACGTATAACAACCTCATTAAGCGGTTATGA